The nucleotide sequence AACTGAAAGGTTGCCTGGCTTACGCTCCCGCCGTTGATCCCAGGGCGTTCTTCAAAGAAAACCTCCCCATCTTCAAAAGTATCATTCCCGATGTGGAAGAGTTTATACGAGTCTCGGCTCCCATCACCTATACGGAAAAGATTAATTGCCCTGTGTTCTTATTTCACTCCATCGGAGATCAGGTCACTTCTCACCCAAATACAGCAAAGTTTTCTGCGCAATTACAAAAACAGGGGGTCGATGTCAACTTCATTACCAGTAATGGTTTCGACCATTATCAGACGATGATTGACCAGGGAATTCCAAAGGGAATTCAGTGGATTCAAAGAAAAATTAATGGAGATCAAGATCCCCAGCCTCAGTCGACTCCTGATTCAACCCCCGTTGCAACTCCGAAGGCGTTGACTGATTCCAGGGTGGAGATGAATAAGAAAATGCGAGAGCAGGCAGCTGCGTCTCGCGCGAGGATGGAAAAAATGAGAATGCAGTTTCAGAACAGTGCATTCAAAGACAAACCTGATCCCAATACCCCGCAGCAAAGGGCCATCTTTAAAGTAGCGGGATATAATGAATTTTACACCACAGCCATGAAAAACAATCCGACGTTCTGGACCAGGTCAATTGAAGATAAGGTGGAATATGGCTTAACAAAGATCGTCAGTGGTTATATCAAAGGTTCCGTGCGTCTTGATCTGCAGAATCAGCTACTCAGTTTTAAGTTTTTCGGCAATCTGCCTGACAATATGGCGCAGCTTCTGGCAGAAGATAACACAGGCAATGCCGTCACACTGGATCCCTATCCGCCTGTCATCGAAGGTGTGAGCAACACCCCCACTGGGCCGGACAGCAACCAGGGACTGTTATTTAAGATCATTTTCCTCAAAGGTTTGAACTTTGACCGTGACAACTTTATGCGGATCGCGGAGATCAAATTGAAACAACTGGATAAATATGTTCCCGGATCACTTAAAATCAACCTCGAAGAGAAATGGGTTTTTGTTAAAGTCACTGATGATGAAAACGTCAAATACCAGATAGATAATCTTCTCTCGGGTGCGGGTGTTTCTGTCAGCCCAACACCAACCCGCCTTACTCCCGAAAATATTTCGAAATATGAAAATTACGGCTCTTCAACGAATCCCTCTAAGATGATTGATCTGGGATCAACAGCCTCCCAGGGGAAGACGGCTCAGAGATATGTCATTCAGTATGGTGTCTACGGCGGTGACAATGCGAAAGAATCAGTGCAGCGCAGTCTGAAAGGATTTGTGTGGGTTGATCAGAAATCGATCCAGTTTAATCCGCACAAGAAAGAAATTTCCTTCTCAAACCGAAGCCCCGTTGATACCGGTGCACTGGAGCGTGCATTGACGAGAAATAAATTCTATCAACTCGCGATCTCGCAGGAAGCCCTGCCTGCAAAAGCAGCGGATCCCGAGACCAGAGAAAAGCCGCAATAAACTTTCTCCTGGCTATGCTGCGAGTCTCAGGATTGCCCGATGATGCCTGAGATATCGATCAAATGCAGTTGTCGCCCTTCATTTTTGTGCGGACTGTCAATACAGACGTACTTTGCATTGGGGCTGAAACGAGGATGGGTATCCACTCGCCATTCACCAGTATAGACGGCGGGGGAATGAAAATGTCCCAGATCAATTCGCTTTCCTGATGCTACATGGTACAGGTGCGGTGTCTGAACCCGCTCTTTTCCTTTGGGATACGTATCATTCAGGATCCATTCCTTGCCCGGCAGGTAGCTCAGATGTCCTCCATTATCCAGCACTCCCTTTCCGACCTGCTGCAACTTGCCCTGCGATTCATCTTTCACCAGAAAATCACCCCAGGAGGGGCTGTCCGGAGTCGCTTTGGACTGTGTCAGAATATGATCGGGATCGCGCCAGATAAAGTGAGAAACAAAACCATTATCCACAACCACTCGTACATCGCTGCCATCCAGGTTTGCCGTCACCAGCCTGGAAAGTCGTTTGCC is from Gimesia maris and encodes:
- a CDS encoding prolyl oligopeptidase family serine peptidase is translated as MVDPLSIHCPHCETSFKIKNKSAFGKKVKCPKCETPFVIPRPASIKSSSSSKKSKPSTFAEEFFGDESESSYSLGDDEFDDWEEDLSKGPSDKISTPKKKRGAKSTAKSKRSRPAPTRSNQYAPLIAVAGCLLFLFFAYILVNHLFPQNGNPNRLAGGEDLKKANKLNVVPVAPLESDWPEPGVQGAHVFQERQTASTAKVYDLVCSGDQTVTGSTQKFKVYLPPDMPENTQVPCVLVPPAGATLLTGMDIDLNDISLDAEHEPYIKAGFAVITFSIDGPIGEIETTTNDQFAAAHMKFRKSHAGVVNCVNAFQQLIETVPGIDRDNIFIAGHSSAGTLSLLFAEYFSDAFQDDSLKLKGCLAYAPAVDPRAFFKENLPIFKSIIPDVEEFIRVSAPITYTEKINCPVFLFHSIGDQVTSHPNTAKFSAQLQKQGVDVNFITSNGFDHYQTMIDQGIPKGIQWIQRKINGDQDPQPQSTPDSTPVATPKALTDSRVEMNKKMREQAAASRARMEKMRMQFQNSAFKDKPDPNTPQQRAIFKVAGYNEFYTTAMKNNPTFWTRSIEDKVEYGLTKIVSGYIKGSVRLDLQNQLLSFKFFGNLPDNMAQLLAEDNTGNAVTLDPYPPVIEGVSNTPTGPDSNQGLLFKIIFLKGLNFDRDNFMRIAEIKLKQLDKYVPGSLKINLEEKWVFVKVTDDENVKYQIDNLLSGAGVSVSPTPTRLTPENISKYENYGSSTNPSKMIDLGSTASQGKTAQRYVIQYGVYGGDNAKESVQRSLKGFVWVDQKSIQFNPHKKEISFSNRSPVDTGALERALTRNKFYQLAISQEALPAKAADPETREKPQ